One stretch of Bradyrhizobium canariense DNA includes these proteins:
- a CDS encoding EF-hand domain-containing protein — translation MISRRSVLRTLTAATLIGGTLPAFGKSSHSSAIRMLDTDNDGTVDLAEAKKAASALFDKLDRDHDGTLDKRELAGRLSAKEFADADPDHDGTLTKDEYLAVVEQRFNAANSDSDSTLDAKELSTKAGRSLLRLLK, via the coding sequence ATGATATCGCGACGAAGCGTTCTACGCACCCTGACCGCCGCAACTTTGATTGGTGGTACCCTTCCAGCGTTCGGAAAATCGAGCCACTCCAGTGCAATCCGAATGCTGGATACGGACAATGATGGCACTGTCGATCTTGCAGAAGCCAAAAAAGCGGCCTCCGCATTGTTCGACAAACTGGACCGCGATCACGACGGCACACTCGACAAGCGCGAACTCGCGGGCAGGTTGAGTGCGAAAGAGTTCGCAGATGCCGATCCCGATCACGATGGCACGCTGACCAAGGATGAATATCTGGCCGTGGTCGAGCAGCGCTTTAATGCAGCAAATTCCGATAGCGACAGCACGTTGGATGCGAAGGAGCTATCGACAAAGGCCGGCCGGAGCCTTCTGCGATTGCTGAAGTAG
- a CDS encoding EthD family reductase — protein sequence MAHVVVMYKTPKDTAAFDKYYFETHVPIAKKIPGLRKYEVSRGPVATPAGPSGFHLIATLYFDNLAAVQAGFGSAEGKAAAADVQKFATGGADMILFDTREV from the coding sequence ATGGCCCACGTCGTAGTGATGTACAAGACACCAAAAGATACTGCTGCCTTCGACAAGTATTATTTCGAGACGCACGTTCCGATCGCGAAGAAGATACCCGGCCTCAGGAAATATGAAGTCAGCCGGGGGCCGGTCGCCACGCCGGCCGGGCCTTCCGGTTTTCATCTGATCGCAACGCTTTATTTCGACAATCTCGCGGCGGTACAGGCCGGGTTCGGTAGCGCCGAGGGAAAAGCCGCGGCCGCAGACGTGCAGAAGTTCGCGACCGGTGGCGCCGATATGATCTTGTTCGATACGCGCGAAGTCTGA
- a CDS encoding SDR family oxidoreductase, with product MKDFAGKIAVITGGGTGMGRELARQLVAEGCNVAMCDVSADAMAETKRLCEVEKLPQGLRVTTHVADVSIEDQLKRFRDELAEQQATDKIHLLFNNAGIGGGGSLFTNTREQWERTFNICWGGVYLGVRTFLPMLLKSDEGHIINTSSVNGFWASVGMGVSHTAYSAAKFAVKGFTEALINDLRLNAPHIKCSVVMPGHIGTSIVSNSRKVQSGTESDRLNPNEILQARQRLQGMGTNTSAMSDEDIQNIALDRARTFRDEAPMTAAAAAKVILDGVKAGRWRILVGDDAHLLDERVRQAPERAYDAEFFQSFAAEVGWRLG from the coding sequence ATGAAGGATTTTGCCGGAAAGATTGCGGTTATCACCGGAGGCGGCACGGGCATGGGCCGCGAACTGGCGCGCCAACTCGTCGCCGAAGGCTGCAATGTGGCGATGTGCGATGTCTCGGCTGACGCGATGGCGGAGACCAAGCGCCTTTGCGAGGTCGAGAAACTGCCGCAGGGCTTGCGCGTCACCACGCATGTCGCCGATGTGTCGATCGAAGATCAGCTCAAGCGCTTTCGTGACGAACTCGCCGAGCAGCAGGCGACCGACAAGATCCATCTGCTGTTCAACAACGCCGGCATCGGCGGTGGCGGCAGCCTGTTCACCAATACGCGTGAACAGTGGGAGCGGACGTTCAACATTTGCTGGGGCGGGGTTTACCTCGGTGTCCGCACTTTCCTGCCGATGCTGCTGAAATCAGATGAAGGCCACATCATCAACACCTCGAGCGTCAACGGTTTCTGGGCATCCGTCGGAATGGGGGTGTCGCACACCGCCTATAGCGCTGCCAAATTCGCGGTGAAGGGATTCACCGAGGCGCTGATTAACGATCTCAGGCTGAACGCACCGCATATTAAATGCTCCGTGGTGATGCCCGGTCATATCGGCACCTCGATCGTGTCCAATTCCCGAAAAGTGCAGAGCGGCACCGAATCCGACCGGCTCAATCCGAACGAGATATTACAGGCGCGTCAGCGGCTGCAGGGCATGGGCACCAACACATCGGCGATGTCGGACGAGGATATCCAGAATATCGCGCTCGATCGCGCGCGAACTTTTCGTGATGAGGCTCCGATGACGGCCGCGGCTGCGGCCAAGGTCATCCTGGACGGCGTCAAAGCCGGACGCTGGCGCATTCTGGTCGGCGATGATGCCCATCTGCTCGATGAACGCGTACGGCAGGCGCCGGAACGCGCCTACGACGCCGAATTTTTCCAGAGTTTCGCGGCCGAGGTCGGCTGGCGGCTGGGCTGA
- a CDS encoding acetamidase/formamidase family protein: MTHHHLHSSPETCHWGFFEARLKPVLTIASGDEVTVDTLSGGPDVVPDPARFHVPPELAEVHAKNERMVPGHILTGPIAIEEAEPGDVLEIDILDIALRQDWGWNVIRPLTGTLPDDFHETRLLNIPLDQKRMVGRLPWGLDLPLAPFFGVMGVAPPPAWGRISSLIPRAMGGNLDNKELRPGAKLYLPVFVPGALFSCGDGHGVQGDGEVCVTAIETALRGRFKFTLRKDLRFGCPRAETPTHYMTMAMDPDLDQCVVRALRDMIVLLGEKRNLSREDAYTLCSLAADLRVTQTVNGSKGIHCMIAKSVVHG, encoded by the coding sequence ATGACGCATCATCACCTGCATTCCAGTCCCGAGACCTGTCACTGGGGTTTCTTCGAGGCCAGGCTGAAACCGGTCCTGACTATCGCAAGCGGCGATGAGGTGACTGTCGATACCCTTAGCGGCGGTCCGGACGTGGTGCCGGACCCCGCCCGCTTTCATGTGCCGCCCGAACTTGCCGAGGTCCACGCGAAAAATGAGCGAATGGTGCCCGGTCACATCCTGACCGGCCCGATTGCGATTGAAGAAGCCGAACCCGGCGATGTGCTGGAGATCGACATCCTCGATATCGCGCTACGGCAGGACTGGGGCTGGAACGTGATCCGTCCGCTGACGGGCACCCTGCCCGACGACTTCCACGAGACCCGGCTCCTCAACATTCCGCTCGACCAGAAACGGATGGTCGGCCGTCTGCCGTGGGGGTTGGATCTGCCGCTGGCGCCGTTCTTCGGCGTGATGGGCGTGGCGCCGCCGCCGGCCTGGGGCCGCATCTCCTCGCTGATCCCGCGCGCCATGGGCGGCAATCTCGACAACAAGGAATTAAGGCCGGGCGCCAAACTCTATCTGCCAGTGTTCGTGCCGGGCGCCCTGTTTTCCTGCGGCGACGGCCACGGCGTCCAGGGCGACGGTGAAGTCTGCGTCACCGCGATCGAGACCGCATTGAGAGGACGTTTCAAGTTCACGCTGCGCAAGGATTTGCGGTTCGGCTGCCCCCGCGCCGAGACACCGACGCATTACATGACGATGGCGATGGATCCCGACCTCGACCAATGTGTGGTGCGGGCGCTCCGCGACATGATCGTGTTGCTTGGCGAAAAGCGCAATTTGTCGCGCGAGGACGCCTACACCCTGTGCAGCCTGGCCGCGGACCTGCGCGTGACCCAGACCGTGAACGGCTCCAAGGGCATTCACTGCATGATCGCGAAGTCCGTCGTCCATGGGTGA
- a CDS encoding GcrA family cell cycle regulator gives MHANEPTWTDERIELLKSRFEAGLSCREIAADIGVSRNAVIGKLSRLNLRREGSGDERRPPRKNGEKGRRPKTAPRLQYQMLRALYAEPQRVAEEPIQDGHRCSLLELSAEKCRWPINTPGAEDFCFCGNTPVEGLPYCAGHTRLAYKPNSHLRVARR, from the coding sequence ATGCACGCCAATGAGCCTACCTGGACCGACGAACGCATCGAACTTCTGAAAAGCCGCTTCGAGGCGGGCCTATCCTGCCGCGAAATCGCCGCCGATATCGGCGTCAGCCGCAACGCCGTCATTGGCAAGCTTTCCCGTCTCAACCTGAGGCGCGAAGGAAGCGGCGATGAACGACGCCCACCTCGAAAAAATGGCGAGAAGGGACGCCGTCCGAAAACGGCGCCGAGACTCCAATATCAGATGTTGCGCGCGTTATACGCCGAGCCGCAACGCGTCGCCGAAGAGCCGATCCAGGACGGGCATCGCTGCTCGTTGCTCGAGTTAAGCGCGGAGAAATGCCGCTGGCCGATCAACACGCCCGGCGCCGAGGATTTCTGTTTCTGCGGCAACACGCCGGTCGAAGGCCTGCCCTATTGCGCGGGTCACACCCGGCTTGCTTACAAACCGAACTCTCACCTGCGCGTCGCGCGAAGGTGA
- a CDS encoding IS5 family transposase (programmed frameshift), which translates to MVKRYELTEAQWRLIAELLPGKAGDPGRTGADNRLFVNAVLWVLRSGAHWHDLPPRYGKWKSVHTRFARWAKNGVWERMFEALIKDHKNEYLMLDTTLVRAHQQAANRKRGDQNQALGRSRGGLTTKIHMLADALGRPLRFILTPGQSGDVTQAEALIKGSAGQYVIADRAYDSRALREAIEATGAAAVIPPNPTRKHPHSYDPALYRLRNRIERCFNKLKHFRRVATRYDRRAVHFLAFIHLASAMVWTR; encoded by the exons ATGGTCAAGCGATATGAACTTACCGAGGCACAGTGGCGGCTGATCGCAGAGCTTTTGCCCGGCAAGGCCGGCGATCCTGGTCGAACCGGTGCCGACAACCGCCTATTCGTCAATGCTGTTCTGTGGGTCTTGCGCTCCGGCGCGCATTGGCACGACCTGCCACCTCGATATGGCAAGTGGAAAAGCGTGCACACGCGCTTCGCCCGTTGGGCAAAGAATGGCGTGTGGGAGCGCATGTTCGAGGCTCTCATCAAAGATCACAAGAACGAATATCTGATGCTCGATACCACCCTGGTTCGTGCCCACCAGCAGGCCGCGA ACCGGAAAAGGGGGGACCAAAACCAGGCTTTGGGGCGTTCCCGAGGAGGATTGACCACCAAAATCCACATGCTCGCCGATGCGCTTGGCCGGCCGCTGCGCTTTATCCTCACGCCTGGCCAGAGCGGTGACGTTACGCAGGCCGAGGCTCTCATCAAAGGCTCCGCTGGCCAATACGTCATTGCCGATCGCGCCTATGACAGTCGCGCCTTGCGCGAGGCTATCGAAGCGACCGGCGCCGCAGCGGTGATCCCGCCAAACCCTACGCGCAAGCATCCCCACAGCTACGATCCGGCACTCTATCGACTGCGAAATCGCATCGAACGCTGCTTCAACAAGCTCAAGCACTTCCGCCGCGTCGCAACCCGCTACGACCGCAGAGCGGTTCACTTCCTCGCCTTCATCCATCTCGCAAGTGCTATGGTCTGGACACGCTGA